The segment AGTGGCAGCCAATGCAGACAGGACAAGCCTGTAAACGGTGTTGCTGAGCGTCCCCAGAAAAGGAGCGGGTGCGTATGTTCGACAGAATCAGTCAGTGAACGGAGCTGCCTCAATCGTCTCTATGAAGAAGAGCCTGAAGGCGCATGGCCTGTTTTCTCCGCTTTTTCCAGCCCCGGCAGATGACAAACCCCAACCCAGGCCTTACACTCGGGCCATCCACACAATTGAGGAGTTGTATGCCCAAGCCTAAAGCCCTGCCCGCGAAGCGTTTGCGTGCCACACTGGCCCCCGAGCGAATCCCCTATGCCGATAGTAACGCCATTTCCGAAAAGACCCGCCTCATTCCGTCGCAACCCCGGGCCTTGATGGCTCTGGAAACCGGATTGTCCATTGATGATCCGGGGTTCAACGTCTTTGTGGCGGGCGAAGCCAATCTGGGCCGGACCTATCTGGTGACCACGTTCCTGGAGCCTCGCGCCGCGCGCATGCCCGTGCCCGATGACCTGCTCTACGTGCATAACTTCATGGACCAGGACAAGCCCCAGTTGCTGTCTGTGCCCGCAGGTCGGGGCAAGCGTCTCAAAAAGCAGTTGGCCGATGCCCTGGCAGCCATTCGCAAGGAATTGCCCAAGCGCATGGACGAGGACTCCTTCGTCAAGAAGCGCGACAAGCTGGCACGCAGTTTTGCGGATCGGCGCGAGGATTTGCTGCGTGACATGGAAGCCCTGGCCAGCAAGCAGGGTTTTGAGCTGGATATGGACGAGCAGGGCGGCATGACTCTCTATCCGCTGGTGGAGGGCAAGGTGGTTTCCGAGGCCGATTATGATCGCCTGGAACCCCGTCTGCGCAAGACTTTGAAGACTCGTGGCGACAGCATCCTGACCGAGATGACCAAATCCCTGCGCCTGATCTCCAAGGAGGAGCAGGACTTTCAGGAAGACCAGCGCTCCCTGGAAAAGAGCGTGCTCGGGCGTTTGGCCGACAAGCACCTGAACCCCCTGTTTCAGGAATGCCGCTCCCACGAGGGCATGTCCGGCTATCTGAAGGCCGTGCGCAAGGACATCCTGGAGAGCCTGGATAATTTCATGCCCCAGCCCGAGGGCATGTCCGGCCTTGGCATGCTGGGGATGCCGGACCCGGCCTCGGCCGAAGACTTTTTCGGGCGATACGACGTGAACCGCTTTGTGGACAACTGCTGTACCAAGGGCGCACCCATCGTCATCGAGGATCATCCCACCCTGACCAACCTCTTGGGCTGCATCGAGCGCGAGGCCGAGATGGGTGCCCTGTACACGGACTTTTCGCTGATCAAGAGCGGCGCCCTGCACAAGGCCAATGGCGGGTTCCTGGTGCTGCGCATGGAAGATCTGGTCCAGAACCCCGATGCCTGGGACGGTTTGCTTCGTGCTCTGCGTGCGGGCAAGGCCAGAATCGAGGACCCGGGCGAAAGCCAGGAGCATTCCCGGGCCAGGACCATTCAGCCCGAGCCTATCCCTTTGGACGTGCGCGTCATTCTGGTGGGTTCGGACATGATCTACGAAGCTCTGCTGGATGTGGACGACCGCTTCCCAAAGTTGTTCAAGCTCAAAGCCCACATGCAGGACAATGTGCCCCGCAACGCGACCTCCATCCGCCAATACGTGAGTACCCTGGGCCGCATCATCCGCAAGGCCGAGCTGCTGCCCTTTGACCGTGGCGCGCTGGCCGGGCTGGTGGATTATGCCTCGGCCATGGCCGAGGACCAGAAGCAGTTATCCCTGCGCTTTCCCCAGGCCCGCGAGGTGATGATCGAGGCCGCAGCCCTGGCCCGCAAGGCCAAGCTCAAGGTGGTGGGTCGCAAGGAGCTGGACAAGGCCCTGGCCAACCGCAAGTTCAGGGCCAATCTCTATGAAGAGGAATTTCTGGCTGATTACGATCGCGAGCTGATCAAGGTCTCCACCACCGGTCAGGCCGTGGGCCGGGCCAACGGCCTGGCTGTGGTCATGTACGGGGATCATGAATTCGGACTGACGCATCAGATTGCCTGCACCGTGGGTGTGGGCCATGGCGGCATCATCGACCTGGAGCGCGAAGCCGAACTGGGTGGCCCCATCCATACCAAGGGCATGATGATCTTAAAGAGCTATCTGCTGGGCCTGTTCGCTCAGGACAAGCCTCTGGTCATGACCGGGTCTCTGGCCTTTGAGCAATCCTACGCGGGCATCGAGGGCGATTCGGCCTCGGGCGCGGAGTTGGCGGCCCTGCTGTCTGCCCTGGCCGACGTGCCGGTGAACCTGTCCCTGTCCTTTACGGGCGCGGTCAGCCAGTCCGGAGCCATCATGGCCGTGGGTGGCGTGACCTCCAAGATCGAGGGCTTCTTCAAGATCTGCAAGCGGCGCAAGCTGACGGGCAAGCAGGGCGTGATCATGCCCAAGGACAATGTGGACCACCTGATGCTCTCCGACGAGGTCTGCGCAGCCGTGGACAAGGGTCTGTTCCATATCTACCCCGTGACCCGCATCGAGGAGGCCATGGAGCTCCTGACCGGCCTGCCCGCGGGCAGGAAGACGGCCAAGGGCAAGTTCCCGACCAGTTCGCTGTATCATCGGGTGGATGGGAGACTTGCTGAGTTGGCGGAGTTGGCTGATACGTCGAAGTAGATTTGGGGTGGCGTTGTGGGCCGCTGAAATTTTCCCGCTGGCTGCGTTGTTTCAGGGCGCGCTCGACCCTCGTGTATGTGTGTAATACACGTCGGTCCGGCGCGCCCTTCACGTCTTGCCAGCGTGATTTTTGAGCGGCCCATGAAGAGGGGGAGCGGCGGGTGGTGGCAAGTGTCAGATAAATACAATCTCTGTACATACTAACTTTGTAAGGTTTTAACAATTTAATGTGGCAGGTATTGAATCAGGTTGAAATTTCTGATTGTTTTTTTGATACCTCTCTTATAGTTTCTTCTGCTGTATCAATGTCTATTTTAAAAAATTCTTTTGATACTAAATATTCACTCAATTCTTTATGAACTTCACGCTCAACAATAGAGCAGTTAGCTGTTTCTAATGCGAATTCCAATTTAAATTTTCCAGGAACCCCTGTTGTTTGTAGTTCAGATATTCTTTTGTTTATACTGCGATTTGTTTTTCCTATTTTTATAAGATTTCTTTGTAATAATGAGTTTGATAAAACATACACGAATCCAAGGTCATTAACGTTTTTATTATGCGTTTGTATTAATTGACCATTGCGTGCTATCTTCCAGTTGGCAGGGCTTGGATCGTCAAGCGGATTGTATTTTTTTATTTCTTTTTTATTATCTGTTTTATTTCTATTTTTTCTATCAGCGTTCGCTCTTGATATTGCCCAGTTACAAGGATTGGGATCTGAAAGAGCCCCATCTTGGGGCGCGCAAATTGATTTTTGTGGAGAATGTTTGTTTTTTGCCATTAGCTGTTTTTCCTTTCCGTTTAGCGCAGAGATGAAGGAGCGGTGTTTAGTCCGCATTTTTGATAGCAATTGGTGGGTAAGAGGGAAAGGTATATTGTAGTTGTGCCGATAGATTTGCGAAAATGAAGATAAGCTGCTGTCAATATGGTGGGGTAAGGTAAATACATGTTTTTTGAATAACGAGTCGCTTTGCCTTTAGTTTTTTATGCTCCAGCAAGGTTATACCCCTTATATTTCGATAAGTAATTGACCAGAAATTATCACCCCACCTCAAACCAATCCTCCTCCCAAAAATCGATCATCTTTTCCCTCAGTCCCAGTTCCTCCCATCGAGGCAGCATGGAGCGCTTATGCCCCAATAAGTCCGAGCGGTAGCGGCTGGGGGCCAGGAGTCGTTCGGGGGCTGCGCCAAGGGCTTTGATGTGCGGGGTTAGGAAGCGCAACAGGGCCAGTGAGCACGTCCGTGCTCAAGCGGGCTCAAGTGCGAGGCGAAATTAACGACAATACCAAGAGAGGGGGGAATGATCCTTTCCACGTTTACGCTTTGCAGGATTGTTTTTGTTTTCGATCAAATAAAAATTGAGTAGTTTATGCTATGCCATTCCTGTCACCGTGGGGTGGCGCATCAGCAAAGGTCCATCAGGATGGAGAGCCCATGCCCGGCAAAGAGCGCATACTCAAACGCTATCTTCTGCTTATCAGTGCTGTTTTCAGTCTTTGCATAGCAGGCATTTTTCTCGCCACGGCCACGCGCAATGCGAATCTGATGCAGGAGCAGTTGTTGACCAGTGCCCGGTCGCACTTCACGGCCATCGTGGTTACGCGCAATTGGAGCGCCCAGCATGGTGGTGTCTATGTCATCAAGCGTCCAGGCGTGGCGTCCACCCCCTATCTGAATGATCCGGATGTCGTCACTACCGAGGGACTGGTGTTGACTCTGAAGAACCCCGCGCTCATGACCCGTGAGATTTCCGACATCGCAGGCGAGAATGATCTGTTCAGCTTTCACATCACCAGCATGAAGCCCCTGAATCCCAATAACGCCCCGGACTTGTTTGAAACCCAGGCCTTGCAGTCCTTTGAGCAGGGCCAGGAGGAGTCTTTCCTGATGGAAGACAAGGCCGAGGGCGCGCGCCTGCGTTACATGGCCCCACTCATGGTCGAGCAGTCCTGTCTCGCCTGCCACGCCAAGCAGGGGTATGCCGTGGGTCAGGTACGTGGCGGAATCAGCGTGTCTTTCAGTATCGACGAGATGAATCGGGCCATCCGCCAGAGCTATCAGGTCATCCTCGCCCTGACCCTCGTTACTCTGGGGCTGTTGTTGTTCTCCCTGTGGCTTGTCTTTCGCCGGATGCAGCAACGTCTGGATGTGGCCCAGGCCCAGTTGCGGGAAATGGCCACAGTGGACGCGCTGACCGGTGTGGCCAATCGTGGTTCGATCATGGAGCGCTTCAGCGAGGACTTCGCCAAACAACGTCGGCTGGGGGGGGCTTTGGGCTGCCTCATGATCGACGTGGATTTCTTCAAGTCCGTCAATGACAGCTTCGGCCATCAGAAGGGTGATGAGGTGCTCAAGGAGTTGGCCTCCATCATCTCCGGTTCCCTGCGGCCTTATGATACCTTTGGCCGCTATGGAGGCGAGGAGTTCCTGATGGTGCTGGAAGGAGAGAGTGCCGATCGTCTGGCGGCGGTGGCCGAACGCAGCAGGGCGTTGGTGGAGGAGCAGTTGAGTGCCCAATGTGATTTGCCCAAGCCTCTGACGATCAGCCTTGGGGGAGCCCTTGTGCTTGCCAGTGACAAGTGCATCGATGATGTTATTCAGCGTGCCGATCGAGCGTTGTACAGGGCCAAGGAACAGGGACGAAATCGTGCGGTGCTGATTCTGGAAGAGGAACCCGGACCTGCTGGAGCTTCACCCTGCTAAAGAGGTTGAGATTTTGTCATCAATGGCCCGGAGCGTGATGCGTTGCGGGCCGTTTTTTTGTGCGGGAAGGCAAGCGGGACAAGATCGGATAGGCTGTTGGGCCTAGCTCAGTTCGAACCAGCCCCGGTCATGGAACTCCATGCGCTCCAGCGGCAGGCCCAGGGCTTCGTAGTGTGGCAGTTGGGCGTGTTTATGGCCCAGTAGGTCCGAGCGGTAGCGGCTGGGGGCCAGGAGTCGTTTGGGGGCCGCGCCAAGGGCTTTGATGTGTGGGGTCAGGAAGCGCTGCAGAGCCAGGGACCGCGCCAGTTGCCCCAGTGCCGGGTGTCGTGGTCCGGCCAGAATATCATTTTCCAGCCCCGGTTCCGGCGGCAGGCCCATGCGGATCACGGGGATGTCCTTTGTCCACAGAGCTAGCAGGGCGTCGGCCAGGGCGCTGACCGTCTCGTCCAGTTCCCAGGGTGTGTAGCCGCCCTGTTCCCAGGTCTCGGCGAGAGGCGTGTTTCGCAGCACCACGCAGGGGTACAGGCGCACGCAGCTCAGGGGCAGGGTCGCCGTCTTGATGATGTCGGTCTCGAAGCCGTCGAGGTCCTGTCCGGGCAGGCCGGGCATCAATTGCACACCCAATTCAAGCCCGCTGGCCAGCACGTTGTCACAGCCCGCCCGAGCCGTGGCGGGATCGTAACCGCGCTGGCTGGCGTCCAGTGCCGGGCCGTGAAAGCTCTGGATACCCAGTTCCACAAGGTCCAGCCCCAGTGCCTTCAGCTCATCCAGCAGGGCTGGCGCCGTGGCATCGGGCCGGGTGGAGCAGCGCACGCGGGTGATCAGCCCCTGTTCCCGGTAGCGCTCGGCCAGTTCCAGAAAGCGCTGCGGCCACGGGGTGGGCAGGGCCGTGAACGTGCCACCAAAGAATCCCAGTTCCCGTGGGGGAACGCCCCTGTCCAGATCGTTGGCCAGATCGACTTCCAGTTCCGATAGGATATCCTCCAGAGGTCGTGCTCCGGCCCCGGTCACGGCGTTCTGATTGCAGAATGCACAGCGCCCGGGGCACCCGGCAAATGGCAAAAAGACCGGATGAATGCGCGAAACAGTCTTTTGGGGCTCGGGGTGCGCGATGCGGAAATCCGTACGGGGCGTAGTCGGATAACCGATTCTGGGGGTGTCGTTGTTGGTCATTGTTGTGCAAAAACTCAAAATAACTTGATAAAAAAAGAAACCTTAGGTAATAATCTGTTATAGGCGCGACCGATTTTGGTTTGGGGCTCTCCTGATAGGTGGGCCGGGCCAGAGGTCCATCGCGCGTTTGACCGCATCCTGCGGGGGAAAAGTGGCATCGGACTGTATTTTTTGCAAGATCGTCAGTGGGGAGGCCCCGAGCGAAAAACTCTATGAAACTGACCATGTATTGGCGTTTCTTGATATCGCTCCGGTTCACAAGGGTCATGCCCTGGTGATTCCCAAGGTCCATTACCAGACGATCTTCGATTTTCCTGCCGCATTGGGAGAGGATATCATCACAGTCATGCAGATTGTTGGCAAGGCCGTGATGCAGACAACGGGGGGCACGGGCCTCAACGTTGGTCAGAATAATTTTCGTGATGCCTGGCAGCTGGTGGACCATGTCCACTGGCACATCATCCCCAGGTTCGCGGGCGACGGTCTTAAGCTTTGGTCGCCCCAGGGCTACGGCAGCCCTGAAGAAATGGCTCTTCTGGGCCGGGGAATCCGCGACAGGATCACAGAAGGGGAACACGGAGGTCAGATATGTCTGGGAAGACGTTAACCAAGGCTGAGATCGTGGACAACATCTACGAACGTTCCGGGCGTAATCGCGCGGAGGTCAAGAGCCAGGTCGAAGACCTGCTGGAGATCATGAAGCAGGCGGTCAAAAAGGACCACTCCCTGCTGATCAGCGGATTTGGGAAGTTCGAGGCCTATGACAAGGACGCCCGCAAGGGCCGGAACCCGCAGACCAACCAGACCATCACTCTCCCTCCCAGGAAGGTTGTGGTTTTTCGGTTGTCCCGCAAGTTCCGCTCGGAGCTTAATCCGCAATAAGGAAGCTGGCCGGATATTTGTGTTTGAGCGCGGCGTGGACCTTGTTCGCATGGTCCATGCCGCGGAACACGCCTGCCTGCACCCGCCAATACGATTGTCCTGAGATCAGGGCTCTTTTCATGCGGCTGCCGCTGTACCCCGATTGCTTCAGGGTCGCGAGCAGCCGCTTGGCGTTTTCCGGCTGTGTGAACGATCCCACCTGCACGAAATAGCTGCCATCTGCCACGGCCTTGGCAATGGAAGGCGCCTGCCTGCCCGCCACGCCCACGGCCTCCAGCCGGACCGGTGCCGTGCCCGGGCCAATCACGCCCAGGGCCTGTGCCCCGGCATGGGACAGGTCCACGATGCGCGAACCCACGAATGGACCGCGGTCGTTGACGCGCAAGGTCACGACTTTGCCGTTGTTCCTGTTGGTGATGCGCACATAGGTATTCATGGGCAGGACCTTGTGCGCGCAGGTCATGGCGTACATGTCATAGGTCTCGCCATTGGCGGTCTTCTTGCCGTGAAAATCGTCACCGTACCAGGAGGCGATGCCCGTCTGTACGTACCCATCGGATGATGACAGTGGGTAATACCGTTTGCCTGCGATTGTGTATGGCTTGAACGTGCCCTTGGGTACCGGCCCGGCCTTGCCCGGTGCCGGAGCGGCGACCGAAGGACGGCGCGCGGGGTCCTGGCTGGTGGGGATTTGGCGTTTGCCACAGCCCGAAAGGGTCAGCATCAGGGCGGCGATGAGCATCGCTGCGGTCGTGAGTCGGAAGGCAGTGGTCGTCTGGCCCATGGGTCGTTCGCTCCTTGTGTTGTGGCAATCAGATACATGATCAAGTGCCATCCGCGCAACTTTCCCTTTCCCCTGTGCAGGCAACTCGTTATGATTCCCGCCATGAAAGCCATACGAGCCAGAACCGTTGTCATGACGCCAGAGAAGGTGTTGGACGACGGTTTCATCATATTCGAGGATGGGCGCATCAAGGATGTCGGTCCATGGCGTGAGCTGTCGCGCTCGTGGTCCGGGCCTGTGGAGGATCTGGGGGAGGTCACCATCTGCGCCGGGGTCTTCAACATGCACGCCCACCTGGAGCTGTCTCACCTGCACGGCCAGACCGTCTCCGGTCAGGGCTTTACGCAGTGGGTCAAAAGTCTCATTGCCCTGCCCATGCAGGATGTGGAGGCCAAGGCTCTGGACGTCGCCGTGGCCCAGTTGACGGACAGTGGCACGGCCTGGGTGCTGGATATCACCAGCCGTAATCCTGCGGCGGTGGGCAATGCTCTGGAGCGGGCTGGCGTGGGTTATGGTCTGGGTGTCGAGTTTTTCGGGTTTCAAACTGCGGATGATCTGGTCTGGCCTGAGAGCACCAAGGAACTGTCCGAGGACCAGTGGCGCCACGTGAGTGCGGCGGGGCATGCCCTGTATTCCACCCATCCAGAAACCCTGCGCGCTGCCAAGGCCTGGTGCACTGCAAATGGGCGCGTTTTTCCCATGCATCTGGCCGAGCACACGGGCGAGACCGAGTTGCTGGCTGATGGCGGCGGTGAATTTGCGGATCTCTTGCGGGTGCGGGTGCTGCCCGATGATTTCATTGCGCCGGGTTGCGGCCCCGTGGAGTATGCCGATCGATTGGGGTTGCTGGACGAAGGAACGTTGGCTGTGCATTGCGTGCAGGTTTCCGAGGCCGATATTCAACGCTTGGCAGAGCGAGGGGCGAGCGTCTGTCTCTGCCCGCGTTCCAACCAGTTCATCGGCGTGGGCCGTGCACCCTGGAAAGCCATGCAGGATGCCGGACTCAATCTTTGTCTGGGTACGGACAGTCTGTCCTCCAATCATGACCTCAATGTTTGGAACGAGGCTGCTTATATTCTTGAAGAAAGTGGCGGTGAACTCGACTTCTCGGAGGTCTTGCGCTGGCTCACGGTGAATCCAGCCCGCTTTTTGGGCCTTGAAAACACGCACGGAACACTTGAATCCGGCAAGGTTGCAGGGTACAGCATAGTTCCAGACGGAATCGGGCGCTGAAATCTGTTCTGCGCACGCAATCGTCCGGCCCCGCCAACAGGCTGATTAGACCATCCATCAACTCCCACGAGGAAGCGTATGCACTGGGCGCACAAGGATTTGCTTGACGTCTCCGATCTCTCGACCGGCGACGTGGAGCGTATCTTCGAGGCCGCGGACTCTTTTCTGGAGATCAACCGCAGGCCCGTGAAAAAAGTTCCCACGCTCAAAGGCAGAAGCGTGGTCCTGTTCTTTGCCGAGCCAAGTACTCGGACCAAGACGTCCTTCGACATGGCCGCCAAGCGGCTCTCGGCAGACAGCTTTTCGCTGTCCAAGAGCATGAGCAGCCTGACCAAGGGCGAGAGCCTGAAGGATACGGTGCTCACCTTGCAGGCCATGAATCCCGATGCCATCGTCATGCGTCATGGCGTGAGCGGTGCGGCCCAGTTCATTGCCGAGCGGCTGAATTGCTCGGTGATCAAT is part of the Desulfovibrio ferrophilus genome and harbors:
- a CDS encoding HIT family protein, with the protein product MASDCIFCKIVSGEAPSEKLYETDHVLAFLDIAPVHKGHALVIPKVHYQTIFDFPAALGEDIITVMQIVGKAVMQTTGGTGLNVGQNNFRDAWQLVDHVHWHIIPRFAGDGLKLWSPQGYGSPEEMALLGRGIRDRITEGEHGGQICLGRR
- a CDS encoding radical SAM protein, which encodes MTNNDTPRIGYPTTPRTDFRIAHPEPQKTVSRIHPVFLPFAGCPGRCAFCNQNAVTGAGARPLEDILSELEVDLANDLDRGVPPRELGFFGGTFTALPTPWPQRFLELAERYREQGLITRVRCSTRPDATAPALLDELKALGLDLVELGIQSFHGPALDASQRGYDPATARAGCDNVLASGLELGVQLMPGLPGQDLDGFETDIIKTATLPLSCVRLYPCVVLRNTPLAETWEQGGYTPWELDETVSALADALLALWTKDIPVIRMGLPPEPGLENDILAGPRHPALGQLARSLALQRFLTPHIKALGAAPKRLLAPSRYRSDLLGHKHAQLPHYEALGLPLERMEFHDRGWFELS
- a CDS encoding diguanylate cyclase, coding for MPGKERILKRYLLLISAVFSLCIAGIFLATATRNANLMQEQLLTSARSHFTAIVVTRNWSAQHGGVYVIKRPGVASTPYLNDPDVVTTEGLVLTLKNPALMTREISDIAGENDLFSFHITSMKPLNPNNAPDLFETQALQSFEQGQEESFLMEDKAEGARLRYMAPLMVEQSCLACHAKQGYAVGQVRGGISVSFSIDEMNRAIRQSYQVILALTLVTLGLLLFSLWLVFRRMQQRLDVAQAQLREMATVDALTGVANRGSIMERFSEDFAKQRRLGGALGCLMIDVDFFKSVNDSFGHQKGDEVLKELASIISGSLRPYDTFGRYGGEEFLMVLEGESADRLAAVAERSRALVEEQLSAQCDLPKPLTISLGGALVLASDKCIDDVIQRADRALYRAKEQGRNRAVLILEEEPGPAGASPC
- a CDS encoding septal ring lytic transglycosylase RlpA family protein; its protein translation is MGQTTTAFRLTTAAMLIAALMLTLSGCGKRQIPTSQDPARRPSVAAPAPGKAGPVPKGTFKPYTIAGKRYYPLSSSDGYVQTGIASWYGDDFHGKKTANGETYDMYAMTCAHKVLPMNTYVRITNRNNGKVVTLRVNDRGPFVGSRIVDLSHAGAQALGVIGPGTAPVRLEAVGVAGRQAPSIAKAVADGSYFVQVGSFTQPENAKRLLATLKQSGYSGSRMKRALISGQSYWRVQAGVFRGMDHANKVHAALKHKYPASFLIAD
- a CDS encoding Lon protease family protein, with protein sequence MPKPKALPAKRLRATLAPERIPYADSNAISEKTRLIPSQPRALMALETGLSIDDPGFNVFVAGEANLGRTYLVTTFLEPRAARMPVPDDLLYVHNFMDQDKPQLLSVPAGRGKRLKKQLADALAAIRKELPKRMDEDSFVKKRDKLARSFADRREDLLRDMEALASKQGFELDMDEQGGMTLYPLVEGKVVSEADYDRLEPRLRKTLKTRGDSILTEMTKSLRLISKEEQDFQEDQRSLEKSVLGRLADKHLNPLFQECRSHEGMSGYLKAVRKDILESLDNFMPQPEGMSGLGMLGMPDPASAEDFFGRYDVNRFVDNCCTKGAPIVIEDHPTLTNLLGCIEREAEMGALYTDFSLIKSGALHKANGGFLVLRMEDLVQNPDAWDGLLRALRAGKARIEDPGESQEHSRARTIQPEPIPLDVRVILVGSDMIYEALLDVDDRFPKLFKLKAHMQDNVPRNATSIRQYVSTLGRIIRKAELLPFDRGALAGLVDYASAMAEDQKQLSLRFPQAREVMIEAAALARKAKLKVVGRKELDKALANRKFRANLYEEEFLADYDRELIKVSTTGQAVGRANGLAVVMYGDHEFGLTHQIACTVGVGHGGIIDLEREAELGGPIHTKGMMILKSYLLGLFAQDKPLVMTGSLAFEQSYAGIEGDSASGAELAALLSALADVPVNLSLSFTGAVSQSGAIMAVGGVTSKIEGFFKICKRRKLTGKQGVIMPKDNVDHLMLSDEVCAAVDKGLFHIYPVTRIEEAMELLTGLPAGRKTAKGKFPTSSLYHRVDGRLAELAELADTSK
- a CDS encoding amidohydrolase family protein; its protein translation is MKAIRARTVVMTPEKVLDDGFIIFEDGRIKDVGPWRELSRSWSGPVEDLGEVTICAGVFNMHAHLELSHLHGQTVSGQGFTQWVKSLIALPMQDVEAKALDVAVAQLTDSGTAWVLDITSRNPAAVGNALERAGVGYGLGVEFFGFQTADDLVWPESTKELSEDQWRHVSAAGHALYSTHPETLRAAKAWCTANGRVFPMHLAEHTGETELLADGGGEFADLLRVRVLPDDFIAPGCGPVEYADRLGLLDEGTLAVHCVQVSEADIQRLAERGASVCLCPRSNQFIGVGRAPWKAMQDAGLNLCLGTDSLSSNHDLNVWNEAAYILEESGGELDFSEVLRWLTVNPARFLGLENTHGTLESGKVAGYSIVPDGIGR
- a CDS encoding GIY-YIG nuclease family protein translates to MAKNKHSPQKSICAPQDGALSDPNPCNWAISRANADRKNRNKTDNKKEIKKYNPLDDPSPANWKIARNGQLIQTHNKNVNDLGFVYVLSNSLLQRNLIKIGKTNRSINKRISELQTTGVPGKFKLEFALETANCSIVEREVHKELSEYLVSKEFFKIDIDTAEETIREVSKKQSEIST
- a CDS encoding integration host factor subunit alpha, translating into MSGKTLTKAEIVDNIYERSGRNRAEVKSQVEDLLEIMKQAVKKDHSLLISGFGKFEAYDKDARKGRNPQTNQTITLPPRKVVVFRLSRKFRSELNPQ